TTCTCCCTCTGGGAGAAGGTTAGGATGAGGGAGATATCTATCACGTTATTAGTAAACTTAACCAAAAGAATACACCCTCACCCTAACCCTCTCCCAGAGGGAGAGGGGATTTTCTCTTTTCCGTTTTCGGGCTCATTTCTGGAAATGGGGCCAAAAACAGAAAGGCCTGACTCCTATAGAAGTCAGGCCTTTCTGTTTTAAAGCGTTATCGTGCTTAGCAGAACTCGGCAAACGCGCCTTGCAGGTTGTCTACAATGCGGGTAAGGTCGTTGCCTTCAATGTGGTGGCGCTCAATCACGTGCACCAGTTCGCCGTCTTTGAACAGCGCAATAGAAGGCGAGGAAGGAGGGTAGGGCAACATGAACTCACGGGCCTTGGCCACGGCGTCGGCTTCCATACCGGCAAACACCGTTACCAGTTTGGTGGGCTTCTTGTCAGCGCTGGCCACGGCCATTTTCAGGGCGGGGCGGGCTTTGGAGGCGGCGCAACCGCACACTGAGTTCACGGCCACCAACACGGTGCCTTCCTTCTGGTTCAATACATTTTCTACTTCCTCTGGGGTCATCAATTGCTCAAAACCCGCCGAGGTCAGGTCTTCCCTAATAGGGGCCACCATATATTCAGGATACATTGCCATGTCTATTTTTAATTAAAGTTGAATGCTGATTCTGCCGTAAAATTACGAAATCAAAAGGAAAACACTACGGCCAGGCTTCTGGTTTCTAAAAGGATACTTATTCCTTCTGGTGAGACCGCACTGAATGCCCCCAAAGCCCATAAACGTTTCTTTTTAACCGATTTTCTTGTTGCTTAGTGCAGCAGACAAAACCCTGGATGTGCGGTTGACGAGCCAAACGTAGCGTTGGGCTATTCAAGTACCTGGCAAAGAAAGTGGAAAACTTTTGCCTGAAACACGGGAAAGAAATGGCAGAAATGTTACCTTTGCAGGGCAAAACAAAGCGACTTGTCTGGGTTGGGGTCTGAGGGCCTCGGTAGAAGTATAGCGGGCGGCATGTATATTAATTTTAAGGAATTTCTTGGAAATTAATAGGCAAGCTTGTAGTTTTGCAAACTCATTTAGAACAGAGTCAACAGCATTTATCTATAATCACAACCATGGCTAACCATAAGTCAGCATTAAAGAGAATCAGATCTAACAACGCGAAACGCTTGCTGAACCGCTACCAGGCGAAAACTACTCGTACCTTTGTAAAGCGTTTGAAATTAACCACCGACAAAGCCGAGGCGCAAGAGCTGTATAAGAAAGTATCTGGTATGCTTGACAAACTGGCGAAGAAGAACGTGATCCACAAAAACAAAGCGGCCAACAATAAATCTAAATTGGCTCGTTTCGTGAATAACCTGGCTGCCTAGTCTAGCCAAACCTTTCCACTCCGTTTTTGGGTTGAATATCAAAAGCCTTGCCTTGTGCAAGGCTTTTTGTGTTGGGGATAGGCGAGGAGCAACATTAGGTTTTTGTTGCGTTACTTTTGAAGAGAGCTAAAATGAAATTTCTGGTCAGTAAATTGGTTTAGGCTGTTCACTTAGTGATTCCCGTTTTTGGCCTCGTTTCCAGAAATGAGCCCAAAAACGGGAATCAGCAACGTTACAGCAATTTAGTTTTTCCAGTCATCCTGAGCGCAGCCGAAGAATCTAACGATGCGGTTATTACATTCTCCTGGTATCAGGTGACATTCCTGTGTTACACGCACAGAAGAGTGGTTGCTAAGTAGTATACCTATTCCTGCTGATTGTACGGACAGGGCTCGACCTGTCCACGCGTATTCCTGATCCCTACGCATTCCTGAATACCCATTTTATTTGTTGCATGGTGGGCAGGCTGCCTGGGCCGCCGTTCAGGACAGGTCGCGATCTGTCCCTACGGATTTGAACTACTTAGGCTATCAAATTGGAAGAACCTCTGTTTTTGCCTTCGTTTCCAGAAATGAGCCTGAAAACAGAGAATTAAACCACATTCATTAAACCTTCAACCTGTAACTTAAACCCAAACAAAAAAGGCGACCATCTTCTCAGATAGTCGCCTTTTATTATTTTATCTAAAGTGCAAATTAGTGCACAATGCTCAGTTTGATCATGTTGGCGCGTTTCTTTTCCATGACCGGCATAGAACCGATGTTGATGAAGATGTCGCCGGTGGCGAGGTGGCCTTCTTTCACCAGAATTTCCTTGAGGTCAGAGATGGTGTCATCGGTAGACACAAAACGGTCATAGTAATAGCCTCTGATTCCCCACACCAAATTGAGGGTGTTGAGCAGCGCGCGGTTATCGGTGAAGATGAAGATGTGGGCCTTTGGGCGGTGCTTGGCCAACTGGAACGCGGTGTAACCAGATTTGGTCAGGCCAATCAGGGCGGCGGCGTTGGTGTCACGGGCCAGGCTCACGGCGTTGGCAACTACGGTGTCATTGAGGAACGTCTTGGCGTTGAGGTCAAACACAAAGTTGCGGTGAAAAACTTCGGCCTGGGCTTCAACAGACGTGATGGTGCGGTTCATGCTCCTGATGGTCTCAATTGGGTACATGCCGGCGGCAGTCTCCGCGGACAGCATCAAGGAGTCGGCACCATCCATCACGGCGTTGGCTACGTCATTGCTTTCGGCGCGGGTAGGGCGGGGGCTGGTGATCATGCTTTCCATCATTTGGGTGGCAATAATCACGGGCTTGCCCAGCGCATGGCATTTCTGCACAATCATTTTCTGGAGCATGGGTACTTCTTCCATGCCAATCTCCACGCCCAAATCTCCGCGGGCAACCATCACGGCATCGGTGGCTTCAATAATGGAGTCAATGTTCCGGATGGCCTCAGGTTTCTCAATCTTGGCCACCACGCGGGTGTCTTTGCCGCGCTCGGCAATGATGCGTTTGATCTCATGAATGTCCTCCACCTTTCTAACGAAGGAGAGCGCTACCCATTCCACGTCATTGTCCAGGCCGAAGTGCAGGTCTCTGATGTCTTTCTCAGTGAGCGAAGGCGCGGTTACCACGGTGTCTGGCAGGTTAATGCCTTTGCGGGGTTTCACCACGCCGCCGTAGACCACTTCCACTTCTACCTCTTTGTCACCGTCTGTGCTGATCACGGTTACTTCCAGCTTGCCGTCATCAATCAAGATGGCGTCGCCGGGTTTCACGTCATGGGCCAGGCGGGTGTAACTGGTAGACAGGCGGGTGGCCGTGCCCATGGTGTTGTCACAGACAATGTGCAAACGCTGCCCGGCCACAATCTCCACGGCACCGTCCAGCACGTCATTGATCCGTATTTTGGGGCCCTGTAAATCTTGCAGGAGGCAAATGTTCATGCCGTCGGCGGCGTTGATGGCGCGCACGTGTTCAATTACTTTTACATGGTCTGCGTGAGAGCCGTGCGAGAAGTTAAGCCGGAACACATCTACACCTTCGGCAATAAGCGCCCTCAGTTTTTCTGGGGTGTTGCTGGCCGGGCCAACTGTGGCAATGATTTTTGTCTTGTTGAAGTTTGTGGTAGCCATAGGCTAAAAAAGCAGGTTTTCTTTATAACGTAAACAATTGGGGTCAAAGGGGCGCACGTATTGCACCAGCGGTACGGCGTGCAAGGTGCCCAGCAGTTCTTTCTGTAAGTGGTTGAGCCCGCCGGTTACCTGAATCACGTAGTCATACTCCTTAATGTCTGGCACCAGAAACGGCGCGGCCAGGGTGCTGGTGCCCACAGAGCGGTTCCGAAACAGGCGCAGGTTGCCGTGCTCCGCGCGGTGCAGGTAGTTGGAGATCACCAAACGGCCTTTGTTCAGGTAGTCAATGCACAGGTCGGCTTGTTTAATGAGGCGAATTCTGAAGGATTTGTTCAGGGCCCAGGCCAGGGTGTGCTCTTTGCTGGAAGACACTACGCCATACAGATCGAAATCAAAATCATACTCTACGTCTAACTTAAAAGATTTCATGGCGGGCGGTAAGCGTACTGTTGGGTAAGGGTTGGGAAGGCAATTTAAAGAAGACAATTCATAACTCAAGTAGCTTGGGCAGAAAAGTGCCTGAATAAAACTAATGCCGGTATTTGTTTGACATTGTGTTGCCAAATCTATTTCTTTGCACAGTGTTTTAAAAAACTTATAAAAAAATGTCAGAAATCGCAGAAAAAGTAAGAGCTATTATCATTGATAAATTAGGCGTTGAAGAATCTGAGGTGACGCCTGAGGCCAGCTTTACCAACGACCTGGGTGCCGACTCTCTTGACACGGTGGAACTGATCATGGAATTTGAGAAAGAATTCAATGTGTCTATTCCAGATGACCAAGCAGAGAACATTGCCACAGTAGGCCAAGCGATCAGCTACCTGGAAGAGCACGCAAAGTAGTCTTCCCCAATCCCCTTTATTAATTCGATCCCAATTTTACCTTTTCAATACAGGTTCTTGTCCTCTACTAGCAGCGTATGGAGCTTAAGAGAGTTGTAGTAACTGGCCTTGGTGCTATTACCCC
This region of Rufibacter sp. LB8 genomic DNA includes:
- a CDS encoding acyl carrier protein, whose amino-acid sequence is MSEIAEKVRAIIIDKLGVEESEVTPEASFTNDLGADSLDTVELIMEFEKEFNVSIPDDQAENIATVGQAISYLEEHAK
- a CDS encoding IPExxxVDY family protein translates to MKSFKLDVEYDFDFDLYGVVSSSKEHTLAWALNKSFRIRLIKQADLCIDYLNKGRLVISNYLHRAEHGNLRLFRNRSVGTSTLAAPFLVPDIKEYDYVIQVTGGLNHLQKELLGTLHAVPLVQYVRPFDPNCLRYKENLLF
- the pyk gene encoding pyruvate kinase; its protein translation is MATTNFNKTKIIATVGPASNTPEKLRALIAEGVDVFRLNFSHGSHADHVKVIEHVRAINAADGMNICLLQDLQGPKIRINDVLDGAVEIVAGQRLHIVCDNTMGTATRLSTSYTRLAHDVKPGDAILIDDGKLEVTVISTDGDKEVEVEVVYGGVVKPRKGINLPDTVVTAPSLTEKDIRDLHFGLDNDVEWVALSFVRKVEDIHEIKRIIAERGKDTRVVAKIEKPEAIRNIDSIIEATDAVMVARGDLGVEIGMEEVPMLQKMIVQKCHALGKPVIIATQMMESMITSPRPTRAESNDVANAVMDGADSLMLSAETAAGMYPIETIRSMNRTITSVEAQAEVFHRNFVFDLNAKTFLNDTVVANAVSLARDTNAAALIGLTKSGYTAFQLAKHRPKAHIFIFTDNRALLNTLNLVWGIRGYYYDRFVSTDDTISDLKEILVKEGHLATGDIFINIGSMPVMEKKRANMIKLSIVH
- a CDS encoding BrxA/BrxB family bacilliredoxin, encoding MYPEYMVAPIREDLTSAGFEQLMTPEEVENVLNQKEGTVLVAVNSVCGCAASKARPALKMAVASADKKPTKLVTVFAGMEADAVAKAREFMLPYPPSSPSIALFKDGELVHVIERHHIEGNDLTRIVDNLQGAFAEFC
- the rpsT gene encoding 30S ribosomal protein S20 yields the protein MANHKSALKRIRSNNAKRLLNRYQAKTTRTFVKRLKLTTDKAEAQELYKKVSGMLDKLAKKNVIHKNKAANNKSKLARFVNNLAA